The nucleotide sequence CGCGCCCGATCTGCTTGCTGGTCTTGCCGGTCGCGAGCTGCGCGGCGATCTCGCGCTCGCGCGGGGTCAGTTCGACGGCGACCCGGCGCGTCGCGCTCAAATCCTCGAAGGTCCACACGCCCGCCGCAAGCGGGGCGGTGCGGTCGATCGCACGGCCGGTGACGTGGCACCAGAACAGCTCGCCGTCCGCCCGCTTCATGATTCTGTCATCCGAGTAGATGCCGTTCGCGGCCATCACGCGCGCGATACGTTCGCCGATGCGCTGGAATTCGTCCGTCGACGGGTAGAGCACCTCGTACGATTTCCCGATCAGGTCGGCCCGCGCGCAGCGGAAGATCGACGCGAGCGCGTCGTTGCAGTCCTCGATCACGCGGTCGCGCGACAGCACGAGGCCGAGCGGCGCGAGGTGGAAGGCAGTCTGGTAATCGAGAGCGGGCATGGCGCAGGCAAGCGGAGGCAAACGCTTATGTATTTTTGCGTATTGTGCCGCATCCGCGCCGCATCGTACCCTTTCAGGCATCTCGTGGCGGTCTGCCGCGGTATAAAAAACAGCGCGCCTCGACGCAGGCCTCGCCGTGCATGCATAGAATGATGCGGCGGGCTTGCGGGCCACGTGGGCGCGTGAACCGGTTTCGCTGGTTTCCATAGAGGAAGGGACAACTGATGAACAAAGTCTATCCAAGCGCGGCTGCCGCGCTGGAAGGGATCGTCCGCGACGGACAGACCTTCGCGGTGGGCGGCTTCGGCCTGTGCGGGATTCCCGAGGCGCTGATCGCGGCGTTGCGCGATACGGCCGTCAAGGGCATCACCTGCATCAGCAACAACGCGGGCGTCGACGGTTTCGGCCTCGGCCTGCTGCTGGAAACGCGCCAGATCAAGAAGATGATCTCGTCGTACGTCGGCGAGAACAAGGAGTTCGAGCGCCAGTACCTGGCCGGCGAACTCGAGCTCGAATTCACGCCGCAAGGCACGCTCGCCGAGAAGCTGCGCGCGGGCGGTGCGGGCATCCCGGCGTTCTTCACGAACACGGGCTACGGCACCGTGATCGCGGAAGGCAAGGAAACGCGCCAGTTCGGCGATCGCCACTACGTGCTCGAGCCGTCGCTGACGGCCGATGTCGCGCTCGTGAAGGCCTGGAAGGCCGACAAGTCCGGCAACCTGATCTTTCGCCGCACCGCGCGC is from Burkholderia sp. HI2500 and encodes:
- a CDS encoding LuxR C-terminal-related transcriptional regulator, coding for MPALDYQTAFHLAPLGLVLSRDRVIEDCNDALASIFRCARADLIGKSYEVLYPSTDEFQRIGERIARVMAANGIYSDDRIMKRADGELFWCHVTGRAIDRTAPLAAGVWTFEDLSATRRVAVELTPREREIAAQLATGKTSKQIGRVLDISSRTVDIYRARLMRKYGTNNTPELLQRLLGQ
- a CDS encoding CoA transferase subunit A — translated: MNKVYPSAAAALEGIVRDGQTFAVGGFGLCGIPEALIAALRDTAVKGITCISNNAGVDGFGLGLLLETRQIKKMISSYVGENKEFERQYLAGELELEFTPQGTLAEKLRAGGAGIPAFFTNTGYGTVIAEGKETRQFGDRHYVLEPSLTADVALVKAWKADKSGNLIFRRTARNFNPMCAMAGKITVAEVEEIVENGELDPDHIHTPGIFVQRIVLNATPEKRIEQRVVRAKGD